One genomic region from Solwaraspora sp. WMMD792 encodes:
- a CDS encoding ABC transporter permease: MSLAEVTPVPSSDATAPSAPPAPPRPPVARAFGAILWRDLFVAGKDIWFVLAQVLMTPLFMLFIFTQVLTMQGIVGAGFADILLPGTVALATFTTALQSVAVPLVKEFGFTREIEDRLLSPLPTALVAVGKLMVATLRGLFAAVVVYPLGALVVGSAPGGWSALPLSLVVVLLAGWVGAALGMTLATVLPLQRIQATFSLFVTPIIWTGCVHYPWQRLAEMPWFQVATAANPMTYAAEALRAAMAPHVTHLPIGLCLLVLSGVAAAATAAALRAFARRAVR; encoded by the coding sequence TTGAGCCTGGCCGAGGTCACCCCCGTACCGTCGTCGGACGCCACCGCGCCGTCGGCACCGCCCGCGCCACCGCGACCACCGGTGGCGCGGGCCTTCGGCGCGATCCTGTGGCGGGACCTGTTCGTCGCCGGCAAGGACATCTGGTTCGTCCTCGCGCAGGTGCTGATGACCCCGCTGTTCATGCTGTTCATCTTCACCCAGGTGCTGACCATGCAGGGCATCGTCGGCGCCGGGTTCGCCGACATCCTGCTGCCCGGTACGGTCGCCCTTGCCACCTTCACCACCGCGCTGCAGAGCGTGGCGGTACCACTGGTCAAGGAGTTCGGCTTCACCCGGGAGATCGAGGACCGGCTGCTGTCGCCGCTGCCGACGGCGCTGGTGGCGGTTGGCAAGCTGATGGTCGCCACACTCCGTGGCCTGTTCGCGGCGGTGGTGGTCTACCCGCTCGGCGCGCTGGTCGTCGGGTCCGCACCGGGCGGCTGGTCGGCGTTGCCACTGTCCCTGGTGGTGGTGCTGCTGGCCGGCTGGGTCGGCGCGGCCCTGGGCATGACCCTGGCGACGGTGCTGCCGTTGCAGCGCATCCAGGCCACCTTCTCGCTGTTCGTCACCCCGATCATCTGGACCGGGTGCGTGCACTATCCGTGGCAGCGGCTGGCCGAGATGCCGTGGTTCCAGGTGGCGACCGCGGCGAACCCGATGACGTACGCCGCAGAGGCGCTCCGCGCGGCGATGGCGCCGCACGTCACCCACCTGCCGATCGGTCTGTGCCTGCTGGTCCTGTCGGGGGTCGCGGCAGCGGCCACCGCCGCCGCGTTGCGGGCCTTCGCCCGTCGTGCGGTGCGGTGA
- a CDS encoding amidohydrolase family protein: protein MPSTKIDRSGDPPVTVIDSHLHLWDPRLLDYPWLAQVPGLRRSYLPADLSTATAGLGSGGFHLEAVVFVEAGRAEADADAEVDWVEQLAAEWPMLRAVVAHVPLERGADTGARIAALRRHRLVTGVRRNLQDEADGFTTTDDFVAGVRLLGEAGLSFDLCVRHHQLPEVTALAARVPEVTFVLDHLGKPPVAVGDTAQWRDDLARMAQLPNVVCKLSGLATESSRGWLGHDLLPYLDHALRQFGPDRCLFGGDWPVATLATGYRRWLGVVRAACAELSEPHRQSVFADTARRVYRID from the coding sequence GTGCCATCGACAAAGATTGACCGATCCGGTGACCCGCCGGTCACGGTCATCGACTCCCACCTGCACCTGTGGGACCCACGACTGCTCGACTACCCGTGGTTGGCGCAGGTCCCCGGGCTACGGCGCAGCTACCTGCCAGCGGATCTGTCGACCGCCACCGCCGGGCTCGGATCGGGCGGATTCCACCTCGAAGCGGTGGTGTTCGTCGAGGCCGGCCGGGCCGAGGCGGACGCCGACGCCGAGGTCGACTGGGTCGAACAGCTCGCCGCCGAATGGCCGATGCTCCGGGCGGTGGTGGCCCACGTGCCGCTGGAGCGGGGCGCCGACACCGGCGCCAGGATCGCCGCGCTACGCCGCCACCGGCTGGTCACCGGAGTACGCCGCAACCTCCAGGACGAAGCCGACGGCTTCACCACCACCGACGACTTCGTCGCCGGGGTCCGGCTGCTGGGCGAGGCCGGGCTCAGCTTCGACCTCTGCGTGCGGCACCACCAACTGCCTGAGGTGACGGCGCTGGCGGCCCGGGTACCGGAGGTCACCTTCGTCCTGGACCATCTCGGCAAACCGCCGGTGGCTGTCGGCGACACCGCCCAGTGGCGCGACGACCTGGCCCGCATGGCGCAGTTGCCGAACGTGGTCTGCAAGCTCTCCGGGCTGGCCACCGAATCGTCCCGTGGCTGGCTCGGTCACGATCTGCTGCCCTACCTCGACCACGCGCTACGCCAGTTCGGGCCGGACCGGTGCCTGTTCGGTGGGGACTGGCCGGTGGCCACGCTAGCCACCGGCTACCGTCGTTGGCTCGGGGTGGTCCGGGCCGCCTGCGCCGAACTGTCCGAACCGCACCGGCAGTCGGTCTTCGCCGACACCGCCCGACGGGTCTACCGGATCGACTGA
- a CDS encoding ABC transporter ATP-binding protein, which yields MSSTGTHPLVDGPGADAAPAAPAPGGQPGSGPAVEVVDLVKRYPGQDGNAIDSLSFAVRPGEVFGLLGPNGAGKSTTVGVLTTTIRASSGTARVDGVDVVRHPVAARTRFAVVPQYNNLDRALTPRQNLLSHAAYHGVPRAERRRRADRLLTEFGLDKQADSRVDFFSGGMAQRLMIARALMHDPRVVFLDEPTNGLEPQARLLIRTRIRQLRERGVTVVLTSHEMTEVAELADRVAIVDHGRLLTLDTPANLVRGVAGRAVLDLAVRPGPGDGATDLLAALTALDGVRTGEVTTGGAAVPGPAGRGGPGLAGLAADPRIAARIAAAKADPRKAAKLAAARNDPRFAALFAAAPAAAADGPAGEIRLRLHLDADPAAVLGPALTVLTGRAAQLTDVHIGKPGLEDIFLSLTGKEIR from the coding sequence ATGTCCAGTACCGGCACCCACCCGTTGGTCGACGGTCCCGGCGCCGACGCGGCCCCGGCCGCCCCGGCACCGGGCGGCCAACCCGGCTCCGGCCCGGCGGTCGAGGTCGTCGACCTGGTCAAGCGGTACCCGGGCCAGGACGGCAATGCCATCGATTCGCTGTCGTTCGCGGTCCGACCTGGTGAGGTCTTCGGTCTGCTCGGGCCCAACGGTGCCGGCAAGTCGACCACGGTGGGCGTGCTCACCACGACGATCCGGGCCAGCTCGGGCACGGCGCGGGTGGACGGCGTCGACGTCGTCCGGCACCCGGTGGCGGCCCGGACCCGGTTCGCCGTGGTGCCGCAGTACAACAACCTGGACCGGGCGTTGACGCCCCGGCAGAACCTGCTCAGCCACGCCGCGTACCACGGGGTGCCCCGGGCCGAGCGGCGCCGCCGGGCCGACCGGCTGCTGACCGAGTTCGGGCTGGACAAGCAGGCCGACTCGCGGGTCGACTTCTTCTCCGGCGGCATGGCCCAGCGCCTGATGATCGCCCGGGCGCTGATGCACGACCCCCGGGTGGTCTTCCTCGACGAGCCGACCAACGGGCTGGAGCCGCAGGCCCGGCTGCTGATCCGGACCCGGATCCGGCAGCTGCGCGAGCGTGGGGTGACCGTCGTGCTGACCAGCCACGAGATGACCGAGGTGGCGGAGCTGGCCGACCGGGTGGCGATCGTCGACCACGGCCGGCTGCTCACCCTGGACACCCCGGCGAACCTGGTACGCGGGGTCGCCGGCCGGGCGGTGCTGGACCTTGCCGTGCGCCCCGGGCCGGGTGACGGTGCGACTGATCTGCTCGCCGCGCTCACCGCACTCGACGGGGTCCGTACCGGGGAGGTCACCACTGGCGGCGCGGCCGTCCCCGGCCCGGCGGGTCGCGGCGGTCCGGGGCTGGCCGGGCTGGCCGCCGATCCACGGATCGCGGCCCGGATCGCCGCGGCCAAGGCCGATCCCCGCAAGGCCGCGAAGCTCGCCGCCGCCCGCAACGATCCACGGTTCGCCGCGTTGTTCGCCGCCGCACCGGCGGCTGCGGCCGACGGACCGGCGGGCGAGATCCGGCTGCGGCTGCACCTCGACGCCGACCCCGCCGCCGTGCTCGGTCCGGCGTTGACGGTGTTGACCGGCCGCGCGGCCCAGCTGACCGACGTGCACATCGGCAAGCCCGGCCTGGAGGACATCTTCCTGAGCCTGACCGGTAAGGAGATCCGTTGA